The following proteins come from a genomic window of Malus domestica chromosome 02, GDT2T_hap1:
- the LOC103449591 gene encoding sugar transport protein 14-like translates to MAGGFGGAVVSERAHQFEYRITGYFVFACIVAALGGSLLGYDLGVSGGVTSMDDFLKEFFPNIYRRKQLHLNETDYCKYNNQILTLFTSCLYFAGLISTFGASYVTRNKGRKASILVGAVSLFLGAVLNAAAKNIAMLIIGRIFLGVGFGFGNQAVPLYLREMAPAKIRAAVNQLFQLTAFLGILIANWINYGTDKIHPWGWRLSLGLATVPAVLMFVGGLFLPETPNSLVEQGRLEEARTILEKVRGTKKVDAEFANLVDASNVARSIKNPFRNLLARKNRPQLVIGALGIPAFQQLTGMSSILVYAPVIFQSLGFGSGAALYSSIFTSGAFLVATFISIGYVDMFGRRASFLAAGTEMICCLVAVTITLALKFGQGEVLPKGIGIFLVIVICIFVLAYGRSWRPLAWLVPSELFPLEMRSAGLSVVFCVNLLFTALIAQGFLAGLCHLQYGIFLLFAGLIIIMNTFIFFLLPETKQVPIEEIYLLFQKHWFWKRIVGDGEQIGPNGKPSQPDGKSGAQV, encoded by the exons atggCAGGAGGATTTGGAGGTGCAGTAGTATCTGAAAGGGCTCATCAGTTTGAGTACAGAATTACTGGGTATTTCGTCTTTGCCTGCATTGTTGCAGCTCTTGGAGGCTCCCTCCTTGGCTATGATCTTGGTGTTTCAG GTGGAGTGACTTCCATGGATGATTTCTTGAAGGAATTCTTCCCCAACATATACAGAAGGAAGCAACTGCACCTCAATGAGACAGACTACTGTAAATATAATAACCAAATTTTGACACTCTTCACATCCTGTTTGTACTTTGCGGGCCTCATTTCTACATTCGGAGCTTCTTATGTTACCCGAAACAAAGGAAGAAAGGCAAGCATTCTTGTTGGAGCAGTCAGCTTGTTTTTAGGAGCAGTCCTGAATGCTGCTGCAAAAAACATTGCAATGTTGATCATCGGACGAATATTTCTTGGTGTtggctttggatttggaaatcAG GCAGTTCCCTTGTATCTCCGGGAAATGGCTCCTGCGAAAATTCGAGCAGCAGTTAACCAACTTTTCCAGCTGACAGCTTTCTTAGGCATCCTGATCGCTAACTGGATAAATTATGGAACCGATAAAATCCATCCGTGGGGTTGGCGATTGTCTCTTGGATTAGCTACAGTCCCAGCAGTTCTTATGTTTGTTGGGGGTCTTTTTCTTCCTGAGACCCCAAATAGCCTTGTAGAGCAAGGCAGGTTAGAAGAGGCAAGAACTATACTTGAGAAAGTGAGAGGTACCAAAAAAGTTGATGCGGAGTTTGCCAACCTGGTTGATGCTAGCAATGTAGCTCGATCCATAAAGAACCCGTTTAGGAATCTACTCGCGCGAAAAAATCGCCCCCAATTGGTGATAGGGGCCTTGGGAATCCCTGCATTCCAACAGCTCACTGGCATGAGCTCAATCCTCGTCTATGCACCTGTCATATTTCAGAGCTTGGGATTTGGATCGGGGGCAGCTCTGTACTCATCTATCTTCACAAGTGGAGCATTTCTTGTTGCTACATTCATTTCAATTGGATATGTTGATATGTTTGGTAGAAGAGCTTCCTTCTTAGCAGCTGGAACTGAAATGATATGCTGCTTG GTTGCTGTGACCATAACCCTAGCCCTGAAGTTTGGACAAGGAGAAGTCCTCCCAAAAGGGATAGGAATCTTCCTTGTTATCGTCATATGCATATTTGTTTTGGCTTATGGAAGGTCATGGCGTCCTTTGGCGTGGTTAGTTCCAAGTGAGCTGTTTCCTTTAGAGATGAGATCAGCTGGACTGAGTGTCGTTTTCTGTGTCAATCTCCTCTTCACGGCTTTGATAGCGCAGGGCTTCCTCGCGGGGCTTTGCCATCTTCAATATGGTATTTTTCTGCTGTTTGCGGGTTTGATAATCATCATGAataccttcatcttcttcctcttgcCAGAGACAAAGCAAGTCCCCATAGAAGAAATATATCTTCTGTTTCAGAAACATTGGTTTTGGAAAAGAATAGTAGGAGATGGGGAGCAAATTGGACCCAATGGGAAGCCAAGCCAACCAGATGGGAAGTCTGGAGCACAAGTTTAG
- the LOC103449600 gene encoding CRS2-associated factor 1, chloroplastic-like: MALNLPTSCPIFAPLLNPSPTHNAAQNRLPTEVRLARWNNANAEKFNQRRRAQQEIEDDIRRERRFESATRIATLSDSATDTTTAAANATTSSETFKSIGTPSYPSSPSIPGKKSKYSKNPNPNDSHPAFRRIIRPTKVSKILREKKPAVDRKADISIRDDGLSYVIDGAPFEFKYSYTETPKIKPIKLREPPFLPFGPTTMDRPWTGRAPLPASKKKLKEFDSFQLPPPHKKGVKPVQSPGPYLAGSGPKYVKSREEILGEPLTVEEVKELVKGCIKTKRQLNMGRDGLTHNMLDNIHAHWKRRRVCKIKCKGVCTVDMENVCEQLEERTGGKIIYRKGGVIYLFRGRNYNYKTRPKFPLMLWRPITPVYPRLVQRAPEGLTVEEASEMRKKGRNLIPICKLGKNGVYSELVKNVREAFEECELVRINCQGMNGSDYRKIGAKLKDLVPCVLMSFELEHILLWRGREWKSSLLNPENDLKEVNGSDVDDSTSIASTSCTSEVVGAEGSEDLSPSLYVEPRVTVDRVDRASTVGGTSETKPISDVEGYINNKSEAKMNSDNSSTIPDNIHYADDKSKTTPHTSEIEPMLANAGCADEASPTAVMGSGTMAVPVESAETKLDSITAGPGSDENPQDASAGSQILSVPAKVSAPCTENVLLLLNEAIGRGSALILDESSLDADIIYQRSVALAQSAPPGPVFKHQRPKKVAVLKRVKVVKQDGGDSEVKEITVSVKRGSEKIQKKGSKVQRTRDFGENLLDNVVPQGSLRVDELAKLLA; encoded by the exons ATGGCGCTGAATTTGCCCACTTCCTGTCCGATTTTCGCGCCACTATTGAACCCGAGCCCCACCCACAACGCGGCTCAGAACCGCCTGCCAACGGAGGTCCGATTAGCGCGGTGGAACAACGCCAACGCTGAGAAATTCAACCAGCGCCGGAGGGCCCAGCAAGAAATCGAGGACGATATTCGCCGGGAGCGTCGATTCGAGTCCGCCACCAGAATTGCCACTCTTTCCGACTCTGCCACTGACACCACCACCGCCGCTGCCAACGCCACGACGAGTAGCGAAACATTTAAATCCATCGGCACGCCGTCGTATCCCTCGAGCCCTTCAATCCCAGGCAAGAAATCCAAGTACtccaaaaaccctaaccctaacgaTTCGCACCCGGCATTTCGCCGAATCATAAGACCCACGAAGGTCTCGAAAATTTTGAGGGAGAAAAAGCCGGCAGTCGACAGAAAAGCCGACATTTCCATCCGCGACGATGGGCTTTCTTACGTCATCGACGGAGCCCCTTTTGAATTCAAGTACAGCTACACCGAGACTCCTAAAATCAAGCCCATTAAGCTCCGGGAACCGCCGTTCTTACCATTTGGGCCCACCACGATGGACCGGCCATGGACGGGTCGGGCCCCGTTGCCAGCAAGCAAGAAGAAACTGAAGGAATTCGACTCTTTCCAGCTGCCTCCGCCGCACAAGAAGGGGGTTAAGCCGGTGCAATCTCCGGGTCCGTATTTGGCAGGGTCGGGTCCTAAGTATGTGAAGTCCAGGGAGGAGATTTTGGGGGAGCCGCTGACAGTAGAGGAAGTTAAGGAATTAGTTAAAGGGTGCATCAAAACCAAGAGGCAGTTGAATATGG GTAGAGATGGTTTGACCCACAACATGTTGGATAACATACATGCTCACTGGAAGCGCCGGAGAGTGTGCAAGATTAAATGCAAAGGTGTTTGTACAGTCGATATGGAGAATGTGTGCGAGCAATTAGAG GAAAGAACTGGAGGGAAGATCATTTACAGGAAAGGTGGAGTGATATACCTTTTCCGAGGCAGAAACTATAACTATAAAACTCGGCCTAAGTTTCCTCTCATGCTTTGGAGACCTATTACTCCTGTGTATCCTAGACTGGTTCAGCGGGCTCCCGAGGGTCTAACAGTAGAAGAAGCATCTGAGATGCGTAAGAAGGGGCGGAATCTGATACCAATATGCAAGCTAG GGAAAAATGGTGTATACTCTGAATTGGTAAAAAATGTCAGAGAGGCCTTTGAAGAGTGTGAGCTAGTGCGAATAAATTGTCAGGGGATGAACGGAAGTGACTACCGAAAAATAGGTGCTAAACTAAAG GATCTTGTCCCTTGTGTGTTAATGTCATTTGAACTTGAGCACATTCTTTTGTGGAGGGGACGGGAATGGAAGTCTTCTCTTCTAAATCCAGAGAATGATCTCAAGGAAGTCAACGGATCTGATGTTGATGATTCAACTTCAATTGCATCAACATCATGTACTTCTGAAGTTGTGGGTGCAGAAGGAAGTGAGGATCTCTCGCCCTCACTATATGTTGAGCCACGTGTCACAGTTGATAGGGTTGATAGGGCTTCTACTGTTGGAGGAACCTCTGAAACCAAACCCATTTCAGATGTTGAAGGCTATATAAACAATAAATCAGAAGCTAAAATGAATTCCGATAACAGCTCAACCATACCAGACAATATCCACTATGCTGATGATAAGTCAAAAACTACGCCCCATACATCTGAAATTGAGCCCATGTTGGCTAACGCAGGCTGTGCTGATGAAGCATCACCAACTGCAGTCATGGGGTCTGGGACTATGGCAGTGCCTGTTGAAAGTGCTGAAACAAAGTTGGATTCCATCACGGCAGGTCCTGGAAGTGACGAGAATCCTCAAGATGCTTCGGCAGGCTCACAAATTCTTAGTGTGCCAGCAAAAGTGAGTGCACCTTGTACAGAAAATGTGCTGTTACTCTTGAATGAAGCTATTGGTAGAGGGAGTGCACTTATTTTAGACGAGTCATCCCTGGATGCCGATATTATTTATCAACGGTCAGTTGCCTTAGCGCAGTCTGCTCCCCCTGGCCCGGTGTTTAAGCATCAACGACCCAAGAAAGTAGCAGTTTTAAAGAGAGTAAAGGTTGTGAAACAAGATGGCGGGGATTCAGAAGTGAAAGAGATAACAGTTTCTGTGAAGAGAGGAAGTGAGAAGATTCAGAAGAAGGGTAGTAAAGTTCAAAGGACAAGAGATTTTGGTGAAAATCTACTAGATAATGTTGTACCACAGGGAAGTTTGAGAGTTGATGAACTTGCTAAGCTATTAGCATGA
- the LOC103426645 gene encoding probable glycosyltransferase At3g07620, which yields MDAAAARTQRFWNIGIRRLLLVIGWAVAIVVVSQCFELPYDTTFFFFPADIGSISTATMFANVGSSNMSKSGKFSVGGVEGLVGNDTEVSDSEEETRHGNDTRQQTWVYGLALGNDSSSTGESMLENNVTLGKSYPVGTGGNEDGIFIRGKTDFENGYLQTANESVDGYREDNDPGISSGLKVNEVRNEVGLVPVVSQESSTKRPENLNVDSKGNVEQNTETQIDHQKIELQQPVSVTLDDNSTMTVDSVLRKWNRRPTSISQINSLLLQSAVSSRSMKLRRYSARDRELQSAKLEIENAPIIRDNAGLSASVFRNLSKFIRSYDLMGHMLKVYIYSEGEKPVFHQPLMRGIYASEGWFMKLIEGNKKFVVRDPKKAHLFYLPFDSHMLRLTIPRHSIHGKSKTVLEEVLQSYVGLISRKYPFWNRTKGADHFLVACHDWAPKLTKQCMKNCIRSLCNAHVDREFEIGKDTSLPVTYIRSVENPLQDLGGKPASERSILAFFAGGLHGYLRPILLHYWANKEPDMKIFGPMPHDIEGKRMYREYMKSSKFCICARGYEVHTPRIVEAIFYECVPVIISDSYMPPFFEVFNWEAFAVFIQERDIPNLRNILLSIPEDKYLTMMSRIKMVQQHFFWHKKPKKYDLFHMVLHSVWYNRILQLKTR from the exons ATGGATGCTGCTGCTGCTCGAACCCAGAGATTTTGGAACATTGGAATCCGGAGGCTGCTGTTAGTAATCGGCTGGGCGGTTGCCATTGTAGTTGTATCCCAGTGTTTTGAGCTTCCCTATGAcacaacctttttctttttccctgcTGACATTGGTTCAATTTCAACAGCCACAATGTTTGCCAATGTTGGTAGCTCAAACATGTCAAAGTCTGGCAAGTTTAGTGTTGGTGGTGTAGAGGGCCTGGTGGGTAATGACACTGAAGTTTccgattcggaggaagaaactAGGCATGGGAATGATACGAGACAACAGACCTGGGTGTATGGATTAGCACTAGGTAATGACAGCAGTTCGACCGGGGAGTCCATGTTAGAGAATAATGTAACACTTGGAAAGAGTTATCCGGTGGGAACGGGTGGAAATGAAGATGGTATCTTTATCCGGGGAAAGACAGATTTTGAAAATGGTTACTTACAGACAGCTAATGAATCAGTTGACGGTTACAGGGAAGACAACGACCCTGGAATCAGCTCTGGTTTGAAGGTTAATGAAGTTAGAAATGAAGTTGGTCTTGTACCAGTTGTATCACAAGAAAGCTCTACAAAGAGACCGGAAAACTTGAATGTAGATTCAAAGGGCAATGTCGAACAAAATACAGAAACCCAAATTGATCACCAGAAGATTGAGCTACAGCAACCTGTTTCAGTCACCTTGGACGATAATTCTACAATGACTGTAGATTCTGTACTAAGGAAGTGGAATCGACGACCAACATCAATATCACAGATAAACTCATTATTGCTTCAAAGTGCTGTTTCTTCTCGTTCAATG AAACTGCGGAGGTACTCAGCACGTGATCGTGAACTACAATCTGCAAAACTGGAGAttgagaatgctcccatcataaGGGACAATGCAGGACTTAGTGCTTCTGTTTTCCGAAATCTCTCCAAATTTATAAG GAGTTATGACTTGATGGGGCACATGCTCAAAGTTTACATCTACAGTGAAGGTGAAAAGCCGGTATTCCATCAGCCTTTGATGAGAGGCATCTATGCCTCAGAAGGCTGGTTTATGAAACTAATTgaaggaaataaaaaatttgttgtGAGGGACCCCAAGAAAGCTCATTTATTCTATTTACCTTTCGATTCGCATATGCTAAGGTTGACTATTCCTAGACACTCTATCCATGGTAAGAGTAAGACAGTCCTAGAAGAAGTTTTGCAGAGCTACGTTGGTTTAATTTCTAGAAAGTATCCTTTCTGGAATAGAACGAAAGGGGCAGATCATTTTCTTGTTGCTTGTCATGACTGG GCCCCCAAGCTCACAAAACAGTGCATGAAGAATTGCATCAGGTCTCTTTGCAACGCACATGTCGATAGAGAATTCGAAATTGGCAAGGACACCAGTCTACCTGTGACATATATACGTTCCGTGGAGAATCCTCTTCAGGATCTTGGAGGAAAACCTGCTTCAGAAAGATCTATCCTGGCCTTCTTTGCCGGGGGCTTGCATGGCTATCTCCGACCAATCCTGCTACACTACTGGGCAAACAAAGAACCCGACATGAAAATCTTTGGCCCAATGCCGCATGATATTGAAGGCAAAAGAATGTATAGGGAATACATGAAGAGCAGCAAGTTTTGCATATGTGCCAGGGGTTACGAGGTCCACACGCCTCGAATAGTTGAGGCCATATTCTACGAGTGTGTGCCAGTCATCATATCAGACAGTTACATGCCTCCTTTCTTTGAAGTATTTAATTGGGAGGCATTTGCAGTTTTCATACAAGAGAGGGACATCCCCAATTTGAGAAACATTCTGCTCTCAATCCCGGAAGACAAGTACCTTACAATGATGTCGAGAATAAAAATGGTGCAACAACATTTCTTCTGGCACAAGAAACCCAAGAAGTACGACTTATTTCATATGGTACTTCATTCAGTCTGGTACAACAGAATTCTTCAGTTAAAAACCAGATGA